One Cupriavidus pauculus genomic window, TGCCGAGCGTGTTCGACGAGCTGATGACGGTGACGCCGGGAATCGTCGCGAACTGCTTCTCGAGCTGGATGGCCACGGACGCGGCCATGGTCTCCGGACTCGCGCCCGGCAGCGTCGCCGTGACCTGGATCACCGGCGAGTTGAAGCTGGGCAGCGCGGCAATCGGAATCGTGGGGTACAGCACGATACCGGTCACGATGACGGCCAGGCACAGCAGCACCGTCATCACGGGCCGCCGGATACAGAGCTCGGACAGCGTCATGATGTCAGTGCCCGCCGTTGCCAGCTGCCGGCGCGGATGCCCCTCCGGCCTTGCCTTCGCGAATGCGCGAGCCGGGGCGCAGGTTCTGCGTGCCTTCCGTCACCACGCGCGCGCCGGGCTGCACGCCCTCGATGACCGCCGCGGCGGCCGTCGTGGCGATGACCTTCACCGGGACGCGCGCCACGGTGCTGTCGGGCTGCACGGTGTACACGAAGCGGCCGTCGGGACCGGTTACCACCGCCTGCGGCGGTACCGTCAGCGCGCCCTTGAGCGTCTGCACCACCGCGTTGACGTTGGCATAGGTGCCCGGCCAGAGCCGCGTTTCCTCGTTATCGAACTGCGCCTTGATGCGGATGCTGCCGTATTGCGGGTCCACCGTGTTGTCGATGAACGTGATGCGGCCGACGACGGGCGTCTTGCTGCCGTCGTTGGGCAGCGCGGTCACCTTGACGGGACCGATGCGCAACGCCTCCCGCAACGCGGCCAGCTGCCGCTCGGGCAGCGTGAACGTGACGGCGATCGGCGAGATCTGCGCGACGGTGACCATCGAGACGGCGGTCGCCGTCGGCGTGACGAGCGAGCCGGGAAACACATTGATGACGCCGGTCCGGCCGCCGATCGTGGCGCGGATGGAGCCATAGCTGATGGCCACGCGGCTGGCTTCGATCGCGGCCTGGTCGGCGCGGATCGTCGCCTCGAAACCGTCCACCTTCGCCTGGGCGGTGTCCACCGCGCTGCGCGAGATGAAGTTGCGCTCGAGCAGTTCCTGGCTGCGCGACAGCGTGCGCCGCGCATCGGCAAGATCGGCCTGGTCGCGCAACAGCTGCGCGCGGGCGCGCGCCATATTGGCTTCGTCCATGCGCGTGTCGAGCGAGAACAGCAGGTCGCCCGGCTTGACGGTCTGGCCTTCCTTGATATGCACGGACTGGACCGTGCTCGAGATCTGCGGCCGCACCTCGACGGTCTGCAGCGCGGTCACGTTGCCGTTGGCGTTGACCTCCAGCGGCACGTCACCCTGCTGCACGGCCGCCGTCGCCACCATGATCGCGGCGGGCGCCTTGACCTCGTGCTTCGGGACGTACCACATCTTCCAGCCGAACCAGGCGGCACCGCCGGCCACGAGTACCACGACTACGGCAACCCACGGCGAAATCCGGCCGCGCCCCGTACCGGCGGCCGCGCTCCAGTTGCCATCGACAAACCCCTTGGGCCGGTCGATCCCGTCTGTTTTCATGTGAGGACCCTTCTCCACTGCGAACGTCAAACGCTGCTCCCCGTGCGTCCGGCGGCTTCTTGGAGCCGCTTCGTCCGCGTATCTGCCCTGTATCGAGCCTGTATAAGTACAGCGCTGGCGCGTTTCAGGCTAGCGCGCCTTATTACAGCGCATTACAGCGGCAGACATGCCAATGCCGGCCGCGCCCCTTGACGGGCGGCCGGCGGGGTCGGGCGTCGATACCCTTGTATTAAAAGGGAAACATATCAGAAAAGCACGCGCCAGCCATCCCTGCGTCGGTGGTTGATGTTTTCCACCGACAGTTTGCGTGGCCCCGGGGTCACCGAGATGACATCGCCGGCCTGAATCTCGCCGGGCTTGAGCACGCGCAGATAGACGCCCGTATTGCCGCTCTGCACCATGTCGCGCACCGCGCGGCCGTAACCCATCGCCGCGTTGAGTTTCGCGGACGGGAGCCGGGGCAGCGCGACCTCCAGCAGCGCGCTGCCGATGCCCAGGACATCGCCGGCCCATAGCTCGCTCTCGAACAGGCCCTGCACGGTCAGGTTCTCGCCGAGCGCGCCGAAGCCGAGCGGCCGATTGGATTCCGGCACCCGGGCCTCGCGCCGCAGCGCATTCCACCACGCGTAATGTTCGAACGGATAGAGATAGACCGCGCGGTCGGGACCACCGTGCGCGGTCCGGTCGGCCTGTTCGTCGCCGGCCAGGCCCAGGCTATGGACCTGCACGGCGATCGGGCGCAACTGCGTGCTGAGCGGATGCTTGCGGATGGCAGACCGGACGATGGCCTCGGTACCGGCCCCGGCCACGACCAGCGGCAGGGCGGTCCCCACGCTGACAGCGAGAACACGGGCGGATTCGGTCATCGTTGCACTCCGGAACGACATCGACGGATCGAGGATGCGACCAGTGTAGCGACGGAAGTGCACGTTTGAATGTGGGCGAACCCACGCGCCCGTGCGTCGGCGGGCGCCGACGCGCGGGCGTACCCGGATGCGTCCTACCGCGAGAGCGCGGGTGTCAGCGCCTTCGGGTTCGCGATGCTGTCGTGCTTGCCCGCGAGCACGTCCAGAATGTTCTGGAACGCGGTGCGGAAGTAGAGCTCGTAGCTGTCGCGCTCGACGTAGCCGAGGTGCGGCGTGCAGATGCAGTTCTCCATGCGCAGCAGCGCATGGCCCTGCAGGATCGGCTCCGACTCGAACACATCGACGGCCGCCATGCCCGGCCGGCCGCGATTGAGCGCCGCCACCAGCGCGTTCTCCTCGATCAGCTCGGCACGGCTCGTATTGACGAACAGCGCGGTCGGCTTCATGCGCTGCAGGTCCGCCAGACGCACGATGCCGCGCGTCTCGTCGTTGAGCCGCAGATGCAGGGTCAGCACGTCGCTGTCCGCAAACAGCTGCTCGGCGGACTCGGCGACGTTGAGGCCGTCGTCGCGGGCCGACTGCTGCGAGCCCTCGCGGCCCCACACGAGCAC contains:
- a CDS encoding efflux RND transporter periplasmic adaptor subunit encodes the protein MKTDGIDRPKGFVDGNWSAAAGTGRGRISPWVAVVVVLVAGGAAWFGWKMWYVPKHEVKAPAAIMVATAAVQQGDVPLEVNANGNVTALQTVEVRPQISSTVQSVHIKEGQTVKPGDLLFSLDTRMDEANMARARAQLLRDQADLADARRTLSRSQELLERNFISRSAVDTAQAKVDGFEATIRADQAAIEASRVAISYGSIRATIGGRTGVINVFPGSLVTPTATAVSMVTVAQISPIAVTFTLPERQLAALREALRIGPVKVTALPNDGSKTPVVGRITFIDNTVDPQYGSIRIKAQFDNEETRLWPGTYANVNAVVQTLKGALTVPPQAVVTGPDGRFVYTVQPDSTVARVPVKVIATTAAAAVIEGVQPGARVVTEGTQNLRPGSRIREGKAGGASAPAAGNGGH
- a CDS encoding MOSC domain-containing protein codes for the protein MTESARVLAVSVGTALPLVVAGAGTEAIVRSAIRKHPLSTQLRPIAVQVHSLGLAGDEQADRTAHGGPDRAVYLYPFEHYAWWNALRREARVPESNRPLGFGALGENLTVQGLFESELWAGDVLGIGSALLEVALPRLPSAKLNAAMGYGRAVRDMVQSGNTGVYLRVLKPGEIQAGDVISVTPGPRKLSVENINHRRRDGWRVLF